Proteins encoded together in one Peribacillus asahii window:
- a CDS encoding penicillin acylase family protein — translation METVLPKQKPKRKWSRRTLWGVAILLLLAAAALIAFNLYVTRSLPETKGEVTLSGLSQSVEVIRDAHGVPHIRAKNEQDLYIAQGYIQAQDRLFQMDLSRRQASGRLSEVVGEATIEKDKYFRTLGLRRAAEASYNQYSKEGKAVLQAFADGVNLYIKQLQKSGKWPVEFTLLGYEPEFWSPVDSLTIAKYMAFDLGGHWEDQAFRQYLLQSFSKEQAYDLFPSYPENAPYVISKEELDIEQSFAKAYIPNQFNGSNNWVVSGEKTESGSALLADDPHLGLATPSIWYQMHLQAPTINVSGVIFAGIPGIILGHNEHIAWGVTNTGPDVQDLYIERRNPENKSEFLYAGKWKKAKIIDEPIQVKDGKTIDYQVTVTRHGPVISEFAGASGKNTVLALRWTALDPSTELEAVLNMNRAENWDEFERALFKFETPAQNFVFAAKDGTIAYKANGKIPIRKKGDSLLPVPGWTKEYEWEGYIPFEELPKTINPKEGFISTANNKVIGDDYPYHISHNWAQSFRQMRIQEYLRANKKLTVEDMQRLQMDEMNLQAKEFAPQFLHVLNGSVGVQEEKALAALQKWNYIDNKGAAAPLIFNLWMQEIGNVLFAEKIPEETLKLFGGRKQAVDQLLRRALNGEPGPWIEAAGGLEQVLMNSLQTTLKEIEKMQGDNVAKWSWGDYHQVRFNHPLSSVSPLQYLFNSDGSIPVGGSSVTVKAASYLNDGTVNHGGSWRFVIGLKNISESYHTVGPGQSGHVKSKWYHDQADDWVEGKYHKTVLHNPEGEKLVLKP, via the coding sequence ATGGAGACAGTGCTGCCGAAGCAAAAGCCAAAACGGAAGTGGAGCAGGCGAACATTATGGGGTGTGGCGATTCTTCTATTATTAGCTGCAGCAGCCCTTATTGCCTTTAATCTATATGTGACTAGATCTCTTCCAGAAACGAAAGGAGAGGTGACTCTTTCTGGGCTGTCACAATCTGTTGAAGTGATTCGCGATGCACATGGAGTTCCTCATATTCGGGCAAAAAATGAACAAGATTTATATATAGCGCAAGGCTATATTCAAGCGCAAGATCGTTTGTTTCAAATGGACTTAAGCAGAAGGCAGGCATCAGGGAGGCTCAGTGAGGTCGTGGGTGAAGCGACAATTGAGAAGGATAAATACTTTCGAACGCTCGGATTGCGAAGAGCAGCGGAAGCTTCTTATAATCAATATTCTAAAGAAGGAAAAGCTGTGCTTCAGGCTTTTGCAGACGGAGTGAATTTGTATATTAAACAATTGCAGAAAAGTGGAAAGTGGCCGGTTGAATTTACATTATTAGGATATGAACCAGAGTTCTGGAGTCCAGTCGATTCTCTGACGATTGCTAAGTATATGGCTTTTGATTTAGGAGGACATTGGGAAGACCAAGCTTTTCGACAGTATTTATTGCAAAGCTTCTCAAAGGAGCAAGCTTATGATTTATTCCCAAGCTATCCAGAGAATGCGCCATATGTGATTTCGAAAGAAGAATTAGATATTGAGCAAAGTTTCGCCAAAGCTTATATCCCTAATCAATTTAACGGCAGCAATAACTGGGTTGTTAGTGGTGAGAAAACTGAATCAGGCTCCGCTTTATTAGCTGATGATCCTCATCTTGGCTTAGCTACTCCATCGATTTGGTACCAAATGCATTTACAAGCTCCAACTATCAATGTAAGCGGTGTTATCTTTGCTGGTATTCCAGGAATTATTCTCGGTCATAATGAACACATTGCTTGGGGGGTGACCAACACAGGACCGGATGTACAGGACCTCTATATTGAAAGAAGAAATCCGGAGAATAAAAGTGAATTTTTATACGCAGGCAAGTGGAAAAAAGCGAAGATTATAGATGAACCAATTCAAGTAAAAGACGGAAAAACAATAGATTATCAAGTAACAGTGACAAGACATGGCCCTGTCATTTCTGAATTCGCTGGTGCAAGCGGAAAGAATACTGTTTTAGCGTTACGTTGGACAGCGCTTGATCCATCTACTGAGCTGGAAGCCGTTTTAAATATGAATCGAGCAGAAAACTGGGATGAATTCGAACGAGCGCTATTTAAGTTTGAAACACCAGCCCAAAATTTTGTGTTTGCGGCTAAGGATGGCACAATTGCCTATAAGGCGAATGGTAAAATCCCAATTAGAAAGAAAGGGGATAGCTTGCTTCCTGTTCCAGGTTGGACAAAGGAATATGAGTGGGAAGGGTATATTCCATTTGAAGAGCTGCCAAAAACAATCAATCCAAAAGAAGGATTTATCTCAACAGCGAATAATAAAGTGATTGGTGACGATTATCCGTATCATATTAGTCATAATTGGGCGCAGTCATTTCGGCAAATGCGCATTCAAGAATATTTGAGAGCTAATAAGAAATTGACAGTAGAAGATATGCAGAGGTTGCAGATGGACGAAATGAATTTACAGGCGAAAGAATTTGCTCCACAATTTTTACATGTGTTGAATGGTTCAGTGGGTGTACAGGAAGAGAAAGCTCTAGCTGCACTTCAAAAGTGGAATTATATTGATAATAAAGGTGCCGCAGCTCCCCTTATTTTTAATCTGTGGATGCAGGAAATAGGAAATGTGCTGTTTGCAGAAAAAATTCCAGAAGAGACATTGAAGTTATTCGGTGGTCGTAAGCAGGCGGTGGATCAACTGTTACGGAGAGCGTTAAATGGAGAGCCGGGACCATGGATAGAAGCAGCAGGTGGTTTAGAGCAAGTGTTGATGAACTCCTTGCAGACAACACTAAAGGAAATTGAAAAGATGCAAGGGGACAACGTTGCGAAATGGAGTTGGGGAGACTATCACCAAGTTCGCTTTAATCATCCGCTTTCAAGCGTTTCGCCGTTACAATACTTATTTAACTCTGATGGTAGTATACCAGTCGGAGGAAGTTCTGTTACGGTAAAGGCGGCTTCCTATCTCAATGATGGTACGGTTAATCATGGAGGATCGTGGCGTTTTGTTATTGGTTTAAAAAATATAAGTGAGTCTTATCATACGGTTGGTCCTGGACAATCTGGACATGTGAAAAGCAAATGGTATCATGATCAAGCGGATGATTGGGTGGAAGGAAAGTATCATAAAACGGTTTTACACAATCCGGAAGGCGAGAAGTTGGTCTTAAAGCCTTGA
- a CDS encoding alpha/beta-type small acid-soluble spore protein, which yields MANNNSNNLLVPGVEQALEQMKYEIASEFGVNLGPDTTSRANGSVGGEITKRLVQMAEQQLGGR from the coding sequence ATGGCAAATAACAATAGCAACAACTTATTAGTGCCTGGAGTAGAACAAGCTCTTGAGCAAATGAAGTATGAAATTGCTAGTGAATTTGGTGTGAATTTAGGGCCTGACACAACTTCCCGTGCAAACGGATCAGTTGGTGGAGAAATTACAAAGCGTTTAGTACAAATGGCCGAACAACAACTAGGCGGTCGTTAA
- a CDS encoding TetR/AcrR family transcriptional regulator, producing MKERKQQVLKNAHQLFVEKGYQATSIQDILDYSGISKGTFYNYFSSKSELLKAIFISLHKNFEKERNELLIGQDPADIEIFIKQMELRMHSHKQNKLFILVEEVFFSNDEELKQFIKRSKFFELRWLYNRFVDIFGEDKKPYLLDCAIMFFGILQHQSLYHSTTNLDFSETELIRYCTDRLTTLVEDVSQRKVQLISPEQFSTWFPDCSNDKQSSKNEILQSIGTLKKEIAKLPNDTERKKYMQLLDFVQEELLLKNAPRYFLIESAILSLKICPALQKTKALDTLKTFIE from the coding sequence ATGAAAGAGCGGAAGCAGCAAGTGCTAAAGAATGCTCATCAGCTATTTGTCGAAAAAGGATATCAAGCAACATCTATTCAAGACATTTTAGACTATAGCGGGATTTCAAAAGGCACTTTCTATAATTATTTTTCTTCAAAAAGCGAATTACTAAAAGCAATCTTTATTTCCTTGCATAAAAATTTTGAAAAAGAACGAAATGAATTGCTTATTGGACAAGATCCTGCTGATATAGAAATTTTCATTAAACAAATGGAACTACGCATGCATTCCCATAAACAAAATAAATTGTTCATACTCGTTGAAGAAGTGTTTTTTTCAAATGATGAAGAATTGAAACAGTTTATTAAACGAAGTAAATTTTTCGAATTACGCTGGTTATATAATCGTTTTGTAGATATCTTCGGTGAAGACAAGAAACCCTATTTATTAGATTGCGCCATTATGTTTTTTGGAATCTTGCAGCACCAATCTCTTTATCACAGTACAACGAATTTAGATTTTAGTGAAACTGAATTAATTCGTTATTGTACGGACCGGCTAACAACACTTGTTGAAGATGTGAGCCAAAGAAAAGTGCAGCTAATCTCACCGGAACAATTCAGTACTTGGTTTCCAGATTGTTCAAATGATAAACAATCATCTAAAAACGAAATACTCCAAAGCATCGGTACATTAAAAAAAGAAATTGCCAAACTTCCAAATGATACAGAGCGAAAAAAATATATGCAATTGCTTGATTTTGTTCAAGAGGAATTACTATTAAAAAATGCTCCCCGTTATTTTCTAATTGAAAGTGCTATTTTATCCTTGAAAATATGCCCAGCTCTTCAAAAAACGAAAGCTCTTGATACATTGAAAACATTTATTGAGTAG
- a CDS encoding MFS transporter, producing the protein MKYIDLSGKSFRVTLLALFLGSFVTFADLYSTQPVIPMFVKQFSVTPATASLTLSFSTGTLAICLLIVSFLSEKIDRKKTMGIALTLSAILSICVALTSNLYTLIAIRALQGAVLAGFPAIAMAYINEEFHPKSLGYVIGVYVSGSSIGGLSGRLIIGVLTDHFSWQVAIGSLGVLSLLISFAFWWMLPAPQHTVRHSISLSWMKQSLLNNLKKRELICLFLIAFFLMGSFVTVYNYVGIPLMEPPYNLSQTVIGFIFLIYLVGTFSSTWMGKMADRFERTKVMALGILIMAVGALVTLAAPLALKIIGLALFTFGFFGAHSIASSWVGLLADKTEKAQASSLYLLFYYAGSSIVGAVGGLFLHRFAWPGVIASVSILLMLAMMCSLSIEKVKKRAYSRLF; encoded by the coding sequence GTGAAGTATATTGATCTATCAGGAAAGTCATTTCGAGTCACCCTTTTAGCGTTATTTCTTGGAAGCTTTGTCACGTTTGCGGATTTATATAGCACACAGCCAGTGATTCCAATGTTTGTTAAACAATTCAGTGTGACGCCGGCTACAGCGAGTTTAACGCTTTCGTTTTCGACGGGGACATTAGCCATTTGTTTGTTGATTGTTTCGTTTTTATCGGAAAAGATTGATCGAAAAAAAACGATGGGGATAGCGTTAACCTTATCTGCTATTTTATCAATATGTGTCGCTTTAACGTCTAATTTGTATACGCTCATTGCTATTCGGGCTTTGCAAGGTGCAGTATTAGCTGGATTTCCAGCAATCGCAATGGCTTATATTAATGAAGAATTTCACCCCAAAAGCTTAGGGTATGTGATTGGAGTATATGTGAGCGGTTCGAGTATTGGCGGACTTTCAGGCCGGTTGATTATTGGAGTACTAACAGATCATTTTTCTTGGCAAGTAGCCATTGGAAGCCTTGGTGTGTTAAGTTTACTCATTAGTTTCGCTTTTTGGTGGATGTTGCCTGCACCTCAACATACGGTTCGTCACTCTATTTCGCTTTCTTGGATGAAGCAATCGTTACTAAATAATTTGAAAAAACGAGAGCTTATTTGTTTATTTCTGATTGCCTTTTTTTTAATGGGCTCGTTTGTTACTGTTTATAATTATGTAGGCATTCCGCTTATGGAACCACCATATAATTTGTCACAAACAGTGATTGGTTTCATTTTCCTTATCTATTTAGTAGGTACATTTAGCTCGACATGGATGGGGAAAATGGCGGATCGGTTTGAACGGACAAAAGTAATGGCATTAGGTATTTTGATTATGGCTGTAGGCGCTCTCGTTACATTAGCTGCTCCTTTAGCATTGAAGATAATCGGTTTAGCATTATTTACGTTTGGTTTCTTTGGTGCTCATTCGATTGCGAGCAGCTGGGTGGGGCTACTTGCGGATAAAACAGAGAAAGCTCAAGCTTCTTCTCTCTATTTATTATTTTATTATGCAGGTTCGAGTATCGTTGGGGCTGTAGGCGGACTATTTCTGCATCGATTCGCATGGCCCGGCGTGATTGCTTCTGTATCCATTTTACTTATGTTGGCTATGATGTGTTCGTTATCGATTGAGAAGGTGAAGAAACGAGCATATTCACGCTTGTTCTGA
- a CDS encoding YugN-like family protein, protein MIEVSSELEGKTFSLWDLEQKLKPLGYVIGGNWDYDHGSFDYLINNKDGYQFLRLPFQAVDGTLDRDGTKVKLLRPYLLAHQYEGDLDNDGDIGNFSASFNQFAAPEDSDADFPEKYISYGKSLVQDVEKALL, encoded by the coding sequence ATGATTGAAGTTTCATCCGAATTGGAAGGGAAAACATTTAGTTTATGGGATTTAGAACAAAAGCTGAAACCTCTTGGTTATGTAATTGGTGGGAATTGGGATTACGACCACGGTTCTTTTGATTATTTAATTAATAATAAAGATGGTTATCAATTTCTGCGTCTTCCATTCCAAGCTGTTGATGGAACGCTTGATCGTGATGGAACAAAAGTCAAGCTATTGCGTCCTTATTTGTTAGCGCATCAATATGAAGGAGATTTGGATAATGACGGGGATATTGGTAATTTCTCCGCCTCCTTTAACCAATTTGCCGCTCCAGAAGATTCAGACGCAGATTTCCCAGAGAAGTATATTTCCTATGGGAAATCCCTTGTCCAAGATGTAGAAAAGGCATTGTTATAA
- a CDS encoding DHA2 family efflux MFS transporter permease subunit, producing MSDSANAKRPPYGIIGILLAGAFIAFLNGTLLNIALPSIMKDFDISATTVQWLVTGYMLVNGVLIPTTAFLIQKYSVRHLFLIAMLLFTIGTVASAVAPSFAIILAGRMIQAAGSAIMMPLLMNVMLTSFPIEKRGTAMGVFGLVMIFAPAIGPTLSGWIIEHYTWRTLFYMIAPIAALIVIFAFFMLKDKKEKVNITLDILSLVLSSIGFGGLLYGFSSAGDKGWGDIEVYGTIIIGAIALILFILRQLKLERPMLDFRIYKHPMFALSSVISMVVNMALFSAMILMPIYVQTIRGISPIHSGLLMLPGAIVMGIMSPITGKLFDKHGARSLAIIGLVITAVSTYYFSTLSLTTPYWELITLYTVRMFGMSMVMMPIMTNGLNQLPQQMNPHGTAMNNTLSQVSGAIGSALLVTVMSKRTEAHAEELMESAMSQVMGQPTAEALVAIKGEVMVKAMVDGINDAFLVATVLIGVALLLSFFIKRAKPAEEIYAKEAPKHA from the coding sequence ATGAGCGATTCAGCAAATGCAAAGCGTCCACCGTATGGGATTATTGGAATTCTGTTAGCAGGTGCTTTTATTGCTTTTTTGAATGGAACGTTATTGAATATAGCCTTACCGTCTATTATGAAAGATTTTGATATTTCAGCGACGACTGTTCAATGGTTGGTAACGGGGTACATGTTAGTAAATGGAGTATTGATTCCAACAACAGCTTTTTTAATTCAGAAGTATTCTGTAAGGCATTTATTTTTAATAGCTATGCTTCTGTTTACAATTGGTACGGTTGCTTCAGCAGTCGCCCCTAGTTTTGCAATTATTTTAGCGGGACGCATGATTCAAGCCGCGGGTTCTGCCATTATGATGCCGTTGTTGATGAATGTTATGCTAACAAGTTTTCCGATTGAAAAGCGCGGAACAGCAATGGGTGTTTTCGGGTTAGTCATGATTTTTGCTCCAGCAATTGGTCCTACTTTATCAGGGTGGATTATTGAACATTACACGTGGAGAACATTGTTTTATATGATTGCACCAATTGCAGCGCTTATTGTAATCTTTGCTTTCTTTATGCTCAAAGATAAAAAAGAGAAAGTAAATATTACACTTGATATACTTTCGCTTGTTTTATCGAGTATAGGATTTGGTGGATTATTATACGGTTTCAGTTCTGCAGGAGATAAAGGCTGGGGAGATATAGAAGTTTATGGAACGATTATTATTGGAGCGATTGCTTTAATCTTATTTATTCTTCGTCAATTGAAATTGGAGAGACCCATGCTCGATTTCCGCATTTATAAACATCCGATGTTTGCACTTTCTTCTGTTATTTCGATGGTCGTGAATATGGCGCTGTTTTCTGCCATGATTTTAATGCCTATTTACGTACAAACGATTCGAGGCATTTCACCTATCCATTCAGGGTTATTAATGTTACCGGGTGCGATTGTTATGGGGATTATGTCGCCGATTACCGGTAAACTATTTGATAAACATGGTGCAAGAAGTCTAGCGATTATTGGATTAGTAATTACAGCTGTTTCTACGTACTATTTTAGTACTTTGTCGTTAACAACTCCATATTGGGAGCTGATTACACTGTACACCGTTCGGATGTTTGGTATGTCCATGGTTATGATGCCAATTATGACAAATGGATTGAATCAACTACCACAACAAATGAATCCGCACGGTACAGCTATGAACAATACCTTGTCCCAAGTGTCAGGGGCAATTGGTTCTGCTTTATTGGTTACGGTGATGTCTAAACGGACAGAAGCACATGCCGAAGAATTAATGGAATCTGCGATGAGTCAAGTAATGGGGCAGCCGACTGCTGAAGCGCTAGTAGCTATCAAAGGTGAAGTAATGGTGAAGGCGATGGTGGATGGAATCAATGATGCATTCTTAGTTGCTACTGTTCTTATAGGGGTAGCATTACTTTTATCGTT
- a CDS encoding undecaprenyl-diphosphate phosphatase has translation MNLWELFVAVILGLVEGLTEFAPVSSTGHMIIVDDLWLKSQELLGSEVANAFKVVIQLGSILAVVVLFWGRFMDLLGLKKKEAANGPKLNLLQIFVGLLPAMVFGLLFEDWIDEYLFSVETVVVGLFFGAFLMIAADKFRPKVTAQTVDQITYKQAFQVGLFQCIALWPGFSRSGSTISGGVLLGMSYRAASDFTFIMAVPIMAGASLLKMMKYWEFFTPDMIPFFIVGFVSAFIFALIFIRFFLQLIDKIKLTPFAIYRIVIAVILMFIIW, from the coding sequence ATGAATTTATGGGAATTATTCGTAGCTGTTATTTTAGGGCTTGTTGAAGGACTAACAGAGTTTGCTCCTGTTTCGTCAACAGGACATATGATTATTGTCGATGATTTATGGTTAAAATCGCAAGAATTGCTAGGTAGTGAAGTTGCAAATGCATTTAAAGTTGTGATTCAACTTGGTTCTATTTTAGCGGTTGTTGTTTTGTTTTGGGGTCGATTTATGGACCTATTAGGTTTGAAGAAAAAAGAGGCTGCAAACGGTCCGAAGTTGAATTTATTACAAATTTTTGTTGGACTTTTACCTGCGATGGTGTTTGGTCTATTGTTTGAAGATTGGATTGATGAATATTTATTTTCTGTTGAAACGGTTGTAGTAGGTCTCTTTTTTGGAGCATTTTTAATGATTGCTGCAGATAAGTTCCGTCCAAAGGTAACGGCACAAACTGTCGATCAGATTACATATAAACAAGCATTTCAGGTTGGTTTGTTTCAGTGTATCGCCCTATGGCCAGGATTTTCACGCTCCGGTTCAACCATTTCAGGTGGGGTATTACTTGGGATGAGCTACCGAGCGGCATCTGATTTTACCTTTATTATGGCTGTGCCAATTATGGCTGGTGCAAGTTTATTGAAAATGATGAAATATTGGGAGTTCTTTACACCTGATATGATTCCATTCTTCATTGTCGGTTTCGTAAGTGCCTTCATTTTTGCGCTTATTTTTATTAGATTCTTCTTACAGCTGATTGATAAAATTAAGCTTACACCATTTGCGATTTATCGTATTGTTATTGCTGTTATTTTAATGTTTATTATTTGGTAA
- a CDS encoding glycosyl hydrolase family 18 protein: protein MQIHVVKPGQTLFSIAQTYSVGVDRIIQTNQLPNPNNLVTGQALVIPIIGSYHFVQPGDSLYTISEKASIPYEQIVRANGISPAAQLTINTRLYIPARQKTTAEFVGYVESRDETVSKTLEASAIESAPYLTHLAPFSFQALRDGSLKEPILSNFSDIARDNRTILMMVINNLENGQFSEELGYILLNSTSVQNKLLNNITTTAQKYNFKHIHFDFEYLRSTDRETYNQFLRKAKERFHKEGWLLSTSLAPKTNREQKGRWYESHDYKAHGEIVDMVVIMPYEWGYSRGPAMAVSPIGPVRQVLEYAVSEMPSKKIVMGHNPYGYDWTLPFVQGSTAKAISPQRAIQIAAANQAVIEYDEKAQAPFFHYKDQAEKKHEVWFEDARSIQAKFDLLKELNLRGMSYWKLGLSFPQNWLLISDNFNVRKRS, encoded by the coding sequence TTGCAAATCCACGTTGTCAAACCAGGTCAAACGTTATTTAGTATCGCTCAAACATATAGCGTCGGTGTCGATAGAATTATTCAAACAAATCAGCTTCCAAATCCCAACAATCTTGTCACCGGTCAAGCACTTGTCATTCCGATTATCGGCAGTTATCATTTCGTACAACCAGGCGACAGTTTATATACAATCTCAGAAAAAGCAAGCATTCCATATGAACAAATTGTAAGAGCCAACGGCATTTCCCCTGCTGCCCAATTAACCATTAACACTCGTCTCTACATCCCAGCTCGTCAAAAAACAACAGCTGAATTTGTCGGTTATGTGGAGTCCCGCGATGAAACTGTTTCAAAAACGTTAGAAGCATCCGCCATAGAAAGTGCTCCTTATTTAACTCACCTTGCCCCTTTTAGCTTTCAAGCACTTCGGGATGGCTCATTAAAGGAACCGATACTAAGTAATTTCTCAGACATCGCTAGAGATAATCGGACAATCTTAATGATGGTCATCAACAACCTGGAAAACGGCCAATTTAGCGAAGAGCTTGGTTATATCCTATTAAACAGTACATCTGTACAAAACAAACTGTTGAATAACATTACAACGACTGCACAAAAATACAACTTTAAACATATTCATTTTGACTTTGAATATCTGCGTTCCACTGATCGAGAAACATATAATCAATTTTTACGAAAAGCGAAAGAACGCTTCCACAAAGAAGGCTGGCTCCTTTCAACCTCCTTAGCTCCAAAGACAAACAGGGAGCAAAAGGGGCGTTGGTATGAAAGTCATGATTATAAAGCACATGGTGAAATTGTTGATATGGTGGTAATTATGCCCTATGAATGGGGCTACAGCAGAGGTCCTGCAATGGCTGTATCACCGATTGGCCCTGTTCGCCAAGTATTGGAATATGCCGTATCTGAAATGCCTTCAAAAAAAATTGTAATGGGGCACAACCCATATGGTTACGATTGGACACTTCCATTCGTACAAGGGTCGACAGCCAAAGCGATTAGTCCTCAACGAGCTATTCAAATTGCGGCTGCAAATCAAGCGGTGATTGAATACGATGAAAAAGCACAAGCTCCTTTTTTTCATTACAAAGATCAAGCGGAAAAAAAACATGAAGTCTGGTTTGAAGATGCTCGTTCGATTCAAGCAAAATTCGATTTATTGAAAGAATTAAACTTACGGGGAATGAGCTATTGGAAATTAGGACTTTCCTTCCCTCAAAATTGGCTGCTCATTAGTGATAATTTTAATGTTAGAAAGCGTAGTTAA
- a CDS encoding potassium channel family protein, protein MSHTNIVSRKFSRIPYLLKLLSIVFVFLFLFGTLIHLIEPDTFPKITDGIWWVIVTIATVGYGDYAPKTLVGRIIGTILILTGVGILTSYFASIAKVAISKEEQFLNGTKTFNGSNHYIIVGWNERSKTIIEEIHERRHEQAIVLIDNTLREHPLPRTNIHFVQGRATVDDVLLKANIREASLVLITTDFKQNEMQTDMFSILTLLAVKGLNPNVYCLVEILTQEQKENARRAGADGLVETNKFASEYILHFLLSGQAVEIQGEWFGIHIAELAMQHEWTHLTFQQLSNLLLEQDILLIGIMRGGKKRFKPPAHTPLQANDSLLIMAESY, encoded by the coding sequence ATGTCTCATACGAATATTGTTAGCCGTAAATTTTCACGTATCCCCTATTTATTGAAATTGTTATCTATTGTTTTCGTATTTTTGTTTCTATTTGGGACACTCATTCATTTAATTGAACCAGACACTTTCCCTAAAATAACCGATGGAATTTGGTGGGTAATTGTAACAATAGCAACAGTTGGCTATGGAGACTATGCACCAAAAACTTTAGTCGGCAGAATAATTGGCACTATACTCATTTTAACTGGTGTAGGCATTCTTACCTCCTATTTTGCATCCATTGCTAAAGTAGCCATTTCAAAAGAAGAACAATTTTTAAACGGCACAAAAACTTTTAATGGAAGTAACCACTATATTATTGTCGGATGGAATGAACGTTCAAAAACAATTATTGAGGAAATTCATGAGAGGAGACATGAACAAGCCATTGTATTAATTGACAATACATTACGAGAACATCCCCTTCCACGAACAAATATCCATTTTGTACAGGGAAGAGCAACTGTAGATGATGTGTTATTAAAAGCAAATATAAGAGAAGCCTCTCTGGTCCTTATTACGACTGATTTTAAGCAAAACGAAATGCAGACCGATATGTTTTCTATTTTAACCTTACTTGCCGTAAAAGGTTTGAATCCAAATGTATATTGTCTAGTAGAAATTTTAACCCAAGAACAGAAAGAGAATGCAAGAAGAGCTGGAGCAGATGGATTAGTGGAAACTAATAAGTTCGCTAGTGAATATATATTACATTTCCTGCTATCAGGACAAGCCGTAGAAATTCAAGGAGAATGGTTTGGCATTCATATTGCTGAACTGGCTATGCAGCATGAATGGACACATCTAACGTTTCAGCAATTAAGCAATCTTTTGTTAGAGCAGGATATTCTTTTAATTGGCATTATGAGAGGAGGCAAAAAACGATTCAAACCCCCTGCTCACACCCCCTTACAAGCAAATGATTCTTTATTAATCATGGCAGAAAGTTATTAA